A single Corticium candelabrum chromosome 12, ooCorCand1.1, whole genome shotgun sequence DNA region contains:
- the LOC134187933 gene encoding putative nuclease HARBI1, whose protein sequence is MLGYLLGDSAYPLSSWLMTPYKDNGHLSEKQRNYNFLHSSTRMAIERAFALLKGRFRRLKYVDIDRLEDVPDIILAACTLHNICIMSENDIEHFVDSDDDNQEADGIDGLDEDGVEENNSIGNADGSRINIGKRKRDLIAEQLWEHCRVLT, encoded by the exons ATGCTCGG CTACCTATTGGGAGACTCGGCATATCCTTTGTCATCTTGGCTAATGACTCCTTATAAAGATAATGGACATCTGTCtgaaaaacaaagaaactatAACTTTCTTCATTCTTCAACGAGAATGGCTATAGAAAGAGCGTTTGCTCTGTTGAAAGGCCGCTTTCGAAGACTGAAATATGTGGATATTGACAGACTGGAAGACGTGCCAGATATCATTTTGGCAGCCTGTACTTTACATAATATTTGCATCATGTCTGAGAATGATATCGAACACTTCGtggacagtgatgatgataaCCAAGAAGCTGATGGCATTGATGGGCTTGATGAGGATGGTGTTGAGGAAAATAATTCTATAGGTAATGCTGATGGCTCAAGAATAAATATTGGGAAACGTAAACGTGACCTAATTGCAGAACAATTATGGGAACACTGTAGAGTTTTAACATAA
- the LOC134187581 gene encoding putative nuclease HARBI1 — translation MDEVSEILTAFGAVLAVSLAEESDLLISLLFNGLDFLGLLLGVLAHRRQHVRIAGFAEDVVPRYHPEDFRQHFRVSRRTASILVTALGYCRGVPRASDPQRRGILPVDVEKQLLVTLWFLATQEPFRSIGDRFGICNATAYRIVKRVIAAINRNWTPKIIRWPKDSASARYVIDGFHGRRGFQGVLGAIDGSHIAIKAPRSCL, via the exons ATGGACGAAGTTAGTGAGATTTTGACTGCGTTTGGAGCCGTTCTTGCCGTTTCACTGGCTGAGGAATCTGATTTGCTGATATCTCTGCTGTTCAATGGCTTAGATTTTCTGGGACTCCTTCTGGGGGTCTTGGCTCACAGACGACAGCATGTGCGAATTGCAGGATTTGCAGAAGATGTCGTGCCTAGGTACCATCCTGAAGACTTTAGGCAGCACTTTCGAGTTTCAAGGAGAACTGCAAGCATTCTTGTGACTGCTCTTGGATACTGCAGAGGTGTCCCTAGAGCTTCAGATCCACAAAGAAGGGGAATATTGCCTGTTGATGTCGAAAAGCAATTGCTGGTAACATTGTGGTTTCTGGCCACGCAAGAGCCCTTTCGAAGCATTGGGGACCGATTTGGAATATGTAATGCCACTGCCTACAGAATTGTGAAGAGAGTCATAGCAGCCATCAACAGAAACTGGACTCCCAAGATCATCAGGTGGCCTAaagattcagcatctgctagatATGTGATTGATGGATTTCACGGTCGTCGTGGATTCCAAGGGGTACTTGGGGCCATTGATGGATCGCATATAGCGATCAAGGCTCCAAGAA GCTGTTTGTGA